In the genome of Thiomicrospira aerophila AL3, one region contains:
- a CDS encoding KpsF/GutQ family sugar-phosphate isomerase, translating to MSQPSHLTIAKQVFEIEAQAIENLILLLDEQFELSVDAILHSTGRVVICGMGKSGLIGKKIMATLASTGTPCFFMHPGEAFHGDLGMVSSEDVFIALSNSGETEEVIRLLPFLKDNGNVIIAMTGRPDSTLAKNADHHLNIAVPKEACPLQLAPTSSTTATLVMGDALAIALMQARNFKPHDFARFHPGGSLGRKLLTKVKHEMRSGPLPIVSADANMKDVIHSISDGRLGLCIVGDAEGIITDGDLRRHLEQDAAALMNKQAGDIMTPNPKTIDANAKLSQAEELMNQAKIASLLVTEENKLVGVIQIYDLNR from the coding sequence ATGTCACAGCCAAGCCATCTGACGATTGCCAAACAGGTTTTTGAAATTGAAGCACAAGCCATTGAAAACCTGATCTTATTACTGGATGAACAATTTGAGCTAAGCGTCGATGCGATTTTGCACTCCACTGGCCGAGTGGTCATTTGTGGCATGGGCAAATCGGGTTTGATTGGCAAAAAAATTATGGCCACGCTAGCCAGCACAGGCACCCCTTGTTTCTTTATGCATCCTGGCGAAGCTTTTCATGGCGATCTAGGCATGGTGTCATCTGAAGACGTATTTATTGCACTCTCTAATTCAGGCGAAACCGAAGAAGTGATTCGGCTACTCCCCTTCTTAAAAGACAACGGCAATGTGATTATTGCAATGACCGGCCGCCCAGATTCGACTCTAGCCAAAAACGCAGATCATCATCTCAATATTGCCGTGCCTAAAGAAGCCTGTCCACTGCAACTGGCTCCTACTTCCTCTACCACGGCTACACTGGTCATGGGCGATGCCTTAGCCATTGCACTGATGCAAGCACGCAACTTTAAACCCCATGACTTTGCGCGCTTCCATCCAGGCGGCAGTTTAGGGCGTAAGCTGCTCACCAAGGTTAAACATGAAATGCGTAGCGGACCCCTGCCGATTGTGTCAGCCGATGCCAATATGAAAGACGTTATTCATAGCATCAGCGATGGGCGCTTGGGTTTGTGTATTGTGGGTGATGCCGAAGGCATTATTACTGACGGTGATTTAAGACGCCACCTTGAACAAGATGCGGCCGCACTAATGAACAAGCAGGCCGGCGATATTATGACGCCCAACCCTAAAACCATTGATGCCAATGCCAAACTTTCGCAAGCAGAAGAGCTAATGAACCAGGCTAAAATTGCATCCCTACTGGTCACCGAGGAAAATAAATTGGTCGGCGTGATTCAAATTTATGACCTCAACCGCTAA
- a CDS encoding acyloxyacyl hydrolase, with the protein MANPNIASRARPLTSLAIGVALSLSPLAVYAESAAGSLWRGATYAAIAGLAYTNPFNADQFNLSAGAFDEHDALQLEINFRYNLGEGRAIFSQSQLTPFVDLGYASWQEVLNGIDMVNRGNAFTVAAGVRLAFPTFAYIIDFADARIGVGILAPSYFENDKGERRDFGGPFSFTEELAVGGYFSEKQAWEWRLAVQHYSNHNIYTQNAGMDFIKLGLGYNY; encoded by the coding sequence ATGGCTAATCCAAATATTGCATCGCGCGCGCGCCCTCTTACCAGTCTAGCGATTGGTGTTGCACTCAGCCTCAGCCCGTTGGCTGTTTACGCTGAATCAGCTGCCGGCTCACTTTGGCGAGGCGCCACCTATGCCGCTATTGCCGGATTAGCCTATACCAATCCCTTTAATGCTGATCAGTTTAACTTGAGTGCCGGTGCATTTGACGAGCATGACGCACTTCAGCTAGAGATTAATTTTCGCTATAACCTTGGCGAAGGCCGCGCCATTTTTAGTCAAAGCCAACTGACCCCTTTTGTTGATCTGGGCTATGCGTCATGGCAAGAAGTATTAAACGGCATTGACATGGTCAATCGCGGTAACGCCTTCACTGTAGCGGCTGGAGTCAGACTGGCCTTTCCAACTTTTGCCTACATTATTGACTTTGCCGATGCGCGTATCGGCGTCGGCATTTTAGCCCCGAGCTACTTTGAGAATGATAAGGGTGAACGGCGCGACTTTGGCGGACCCTTTAGCTTTACCGAGGAACTTGCGGTGGGTGGCTATTTTTCAGAGAAGCAGGCCTGGGAATGGCGTTTGGCGGTACAACACTACTCCAACCACAATATTTACACCCAAAATGCCGGAATGGACTTTATCAAGCTCGGACTTGGTTATAATTACTAG